A window of the Desulfobacula toluolica Tol2 genome harbors these coding sequences:
- a CDS encoding cobaltochelatase subunit CobN, which produces MYKNQTIILLIVAFLSLASTAFPADTRDKQTLTLLMGAAASYNVTQAISQVLEDPGISGHVTLHYYTEEDLADGKIDQEVINESGIIILDDMYRTLSEYVLENANFKTTKVYGLSTVANNPEKIISDPRIKQYARSLTRKNISNLICFLLKREYGLATDCDPPQIVPKTGIFHPQSDRIFESFEAYFSWYKSSGLYKEKGFWVGIPEMNTYVYPGETGYVVRSLIEKLEANRINVLPVYSYPPDKAVEHYFYDEKSRKSRVNLIAAMSYKFAPSSAEKTRKLFAKLGVPVLNPIRVHFLTIPQWENDPQGLGPMEVTYAMSNPEVLGLIEPSAIGGRVASRDKQTGKDVYTYQPIEKNIDFFIQRINAWRRLQSTPNKDKKIAIMFWNHTPGKQNIGATYLNVFRSLEEILQRLSKEGYHVAGNLPSEEEIKNLILASGRNIGSWASGELDALISKGQAIRLPFERYKQWYQTIDPEYKKKVEKDWGRVEDSKIMTRNQDIIFPCIPLGNIILIPQPSRGWHDDPIKLYHSTKLMPHHQYTAFYLWLKNEFKADAIVSFGTHGSHEWLPGKQAGLSQSCSPEVLIRDIPNIYPYVMDNIGEGVQAKRRGRGVIIDYLIPAMKKAGTYEEYEELGGLISEYNDTLIRSPELAGQKFKRIEAMAAKLGLLEDLMIKKFNEEAIEAVEHYLLELQEANLPYGLHTFGTSPTGEALEEFSQLIHERNDTLAFQEIKKNLSLCNREMDHLIKGLDGGYIPSAEANDPLRNPEAIPTGNNFYGFDPAKVPSKDAWNLGKTQADQMIEKYVKENKTYPEKIGLVFWSIELQRNEGTQVGTALHLLGMKPVWDKNNKVIGVEPIPGTVLGRPRIDVHMQVSGLFRDNFPTLILLMDEAVRKAGQLKDVDNFIAVHNQKIKAYLLEKGYDEKEADQLKQLRVFSNELGSYGNTIEDLIPNSGLWEGDDEIADVFINFVSFGYGKGVWGKPLKSAYKKNLEDVKMTMHTRSSNLFMNLDTDGVFSELGGLALAVKRVSGAYPDVVLSNQMNPDAAYVEDIEKTIGKELRSRYLNPKWIEGMKKENYAGAREMNRFVEHLWGWQVTTPFAVDGAKWEQIYEVYIQDKYGMELKSFFNKHNPWARQSMAARMLEADRKEYWKAPEEIKKNLARTYALNVIEKGVACCEHTCNNPMLQKFVTNIISLHGLLTPKELEQFKMVIAKAVGKTQAEHEAEHAKTWEGLKEPIEKNQQEETIKAKTQGKQMKGFEMVEDKMEETKITSSGSSWMVMVIVIGIIGLVALGWKRKKI; this is translated from the coding sequence ATGTACAAAAATCAAACTATAATCTTATTGATTGTTGCCTTCCTGTCCCTGGCTTCGACAGCTTTCCCGGCTGACACCAGGGACAAACAAACCCTGACCCTGCTGATGGGGGCGGCAGCTTCCTATAATGTCACCCAGGCCATTTCCCAGGTATTGGAAGACCCCGGGATATCAGGGCATGTGACCCTCCATTATTATACAGAGGAAGATCTGGCCGATGGAAAGATCGATCAGGAGGTCATCAATGAATCCGGCATCATCATCCTTGATGACATGTATCGCACCTTGAGCGAATATGTTCTTGAAAATGCAAATTTCAAGACAACCAAGGTTTACGGTCTTTCCACGGTGGCAAACAACCCTGAAAAAATCATATCCGATCCCAGGATCAAGCAGTATGCCCGTTCCCTTACCCGGAAAAACATATCAAACCTCATCTGTTTTCTGCTCAAGCGGGAATACGGCCTGGCTACGGACTGTGATCCGCCCCAAATCGTTCCGAAAACAGGTATTTTCCATCCCCAAAGTGATCGCATTTTCGAAAGCTTTGAGGCCTATTTTTCCTGGTATAAATCATCAGGACTCTACAAAGAAAAAGGCTTCTGGGTCGGGATTCCTGAAATGAATACCTACGTTTATCCAGGAGAAACCGGATACGTTGTGCGTTCGCTCATCGAAAAGCTGGAAGCAAACCGGATCAATGTGTTGCCGGTATATTCCTATCCCCCGGACAAGGCGGTGGAACACTATTTCTACGACGAAAAAAGCCGAAAATCCAGGGTCAACCTGATTGCGGCCATGTCCTACAAGTTTGCCCCATCCAGTGCCGAAAAAACCCGAAAGCTTTTTGCCAAACTTGGGGTTCCGGTTTTAAATCCCATCAGAGTGCATTTTCTGACCATTCCCCAGTGGGAAAATGATCCCCAGGGGCTTGGACCCATGGAAGTCACCTATGCCATGAGCAACCCGGAGGTTCTGGGCCTGATCGAACCTTCCGCCATAGGCGGCAGGGTGGCATCCCGGGACAAACAAACCGGAAAAGATGTATACACCTATCAGCCCATTGAAAAGAATATCGACTTTTTCATCCAACGCATCAATGCCTGGCGCAGACTCCAGTCAACGCCGAATAAGGACAAAAAAATTGCCATCATGTTCTGGAACCACACCCCCGGCAAGCAGAACATCGGTGCCACCTACCTGAACGTGTTCCGCAGCCTGGAAGAAATTTTACAGCGGCTTTCCAAAGAAGGCTATCATGTAGCGGGTAACCTGCCATCTGAAGAGGAGATAAAAAATCTTATCCTGGCCTCCGGCCGAAACATTGGTTCCTGGGCTTCGGGTGAGCTAGATGCGCTTATCAGCAAAGGACAAGCGATCCGCCTGCCCTTTGAGCGCTACAAGCAATGGTATCAAACCATTGATCCAGAATACAAAAAAAAGGTAGAAAAAGACTGGGGCCGAGTGGAGGATTCCAAAATCATGACTCGGAACCAGGATATTATTTTTCCCTGTATCCCCCTTGGCAACATCATCCTTATACCCCAGCCCTCCAGGGGCTGGCATGATGATCCGATAAAGCTATACCATTCAACCAAGCTGATGCCCCATCATCAATATACGGCATTTTACCTCTGGCTGAAAAACGAATTCAAGGCCGATGCCATCGTCTCTTTTGGGACCCACGGATCCCATGAATGGCTTCCCGGCAAGCAAGCGGGCTTAAGCCAATCCTGCTCCCCGGAAGTCCTGATCCGGGACATACCCAATATTTATCCCTATGTCATGGATAATATCGGAGAGGGGGTCCAGGCCAAACGCCGGGGCCGGGGCGTGATTATCGATTACCTGATCCCGGCCATGAAAAAGGCCGGAACCTATGAAGAATACGAGGAACTTGGGGGCCTTATCAGCGAGTATAACGACACCTTAATCCGGAGTCCCGAACTGGCAGGCCAAAAATTCAAGCGCATTGAAGCCATGGCAGCCAAACTGGGACTGCTTGAGGATCTGATGATAAAAAAATTTAACGAAGAGGCCATTGAAGCTGTTGAACATTATTTGCTTGAACTGCAGGAAGCCAATCTGCCATACGGCCTTCACACCTTTGGCACCTCTCCCACAGGGGAAGCATTAGAAGAATTTTCCCAACTGATCCATGAACGCAACGACACACTTGCTTTTCAAGAAATCAAAAAGAATTTAAGCCTTTGCAATAGAGAAATGGATCATCTGATTAAAGGCCTTGACGGCGGATACATCCCTTCTGCTGAGGCCAATGACCCCTTGAGAAACCCCGAGGCCATCCCCACGGGGAATAATTTTTACGGGTTTGATCCAGCCAAGGTGCCGTCAAAGGATGCCTGGAACTTAGGAAAAACCCAGGCCGATCAAATGATTGAAAAATATGTAAAAGAAAACAAAACCTACCCGGAAAAAATCGGCCTGGTTTTCTGGAGTATTGAACTTCAACGCAATGAAGGAACCCAGGTGGGGACCGCTCTCCACCTTCTGGGGATGAAGCCTGTCTGGGACAAGAACAACAAGGTGATTGGGGTTGAACCCATCCCGGGAACTGTACTCGGTCGGCCGCGGATTGATGTGCATATGCAGGTGTCAGGCCTTTTCAGGGATAATTTTCCCACCCTGATTCTGCTGATGGATGAAGCCGTGCGCAAGGCCGGCCAACTAAAGGATGTGGACAATTTCATTGCTGTTCACAACCAGAAAATAAAAGCTTACCTTCTGGAAAAAGGCTATGACGAAAAAGAAGCCGATCAGTTAAAACAGCTGAGGGTGTTTTCCAATGAATTGGGCAGCTACGGTAATACCATTGAAGACCTTATTCCCAACAGCGGGCTCTGGGAAGGCGATGATGAGATTGCCGATGTGTTTATCAACTTTGTCTCCTTTGGATATGGTAAGGGCGTGTGGGGCAAACCCCTGAAGTCCGCCTACAAAAAGAATCTTGAAGATGTGAAAATGACCATGCACACCCGGTCCAGCAATCTGTTCATGAACCTGGATACCGACGGCGTTTTCTCAGAGCTGGGCGGCCTTGCCCTGGCCGTAAAACGGGTCAGCGGGGCATATCCGGATGTGGTGCTGTCCAACCAGATGAACCCCGATGCCGCCTATGTTGAAGATATAGAAAAAACCATTGGCAAAGAGCTGCGCTCCCGTTACCTGAATCCCAAATGGATTGAGGGCATGAAAAAGGAAAATTATGCAGGTGCAAGGGAGATGAACCGGTTTGTGGAACATCTCTGGGGCTGGCAGGTGACGACTCCCTTTGCCGTTGACGGTGCAAAATGGGAACAGATCTATGAGGTCTATATTCAGGACAAATACGGCATGGAGCTGAAATCCTTTTTTAACAAACACAACCCCTGGGCCCGACAGTCCATGGCGGCACGGATGCTGGAGGCGGACCGTAAAGAATACTGGAAAGCGCCGGAAGAGATAAAAAAGAATCTGGCCAGGACCTATGCATTAAATGTCATTGAAAAAGGGGTGGCCTGCTGTGAACACACCTGCAACAATCCCATGCTTCAAAAATTTGTCACCAACATCATTTCCCTCCATGGCCTGCTGACGCCCAAAGAGCTGGAGCAGTTTAAAATGGTCATTGCCAAAGCCGTGGGAAAAACCCAGGCCGAACATGAAGCCGAGCATGCCAAAACCTGGGAAGGATTGAAAGAGCCCATTGAAAAAAATCAGCAGGAAGAGACTATCAAAGCGAAAACCCAAGGCAAACAGATGAAAGGCTTTGAAATGGTTGAAGACAAAATGGAGGAGACAAAGATTACGTCATCGGGCTCATCCTGGATGGTCATGGTTATTGTCATCGGCATCATAGGCCTTGTGGCCCTGGGATGGAAAAGAAAAAAAATATAA
- a CDS encoding DUF2162 domain-containing protein, with protein MFEQLWMSGILVAFSAFGIKAGMGLGAQVYSKTVSTKKKALFLAAGFFAYLLLFLLMYALVSRLNLLSYLDHLSNMLQYGMLVHLLVAAGLFVWGAKLLLNQSKKNNSSLFRASLLLVMPCPVCATVILLNLTLALSLSTLTPFLTTLILFGLFAGIIAVTLGLLFPYHHRMGSGNVFLGSSMTLISLYFLMTVIIAPIYPKIKAAFAMAVSNTPVSGIDPKSTLILSGLSLALAGTGFIRTYFNKGDIH; from the coding sequence ATGTTTGAACAATTATGGATGAGTGGGATACTGGTTGCTTTTTCCGCTTTTGGCATCAAAGCAGGCATGGGGCTTGGCGCACAGGTTTACAGCAAAACTGTTTCTACAAAGAAAAAAGCGCTTTTTCTTGCTGCAGGCTTTTTTGCCTATCTTCTCCTGTTTTTGCTTATGTATGCCCTGGTGAGCCGGCTGAATCTGTTGAGCTACCTGGACCATCTTTCCAACATGCTCCAATACGGCATGCTGGTACATCTGCTGGTTGCCGCAGGATTGTTTGTCTGGGGAGCAAAATTGCTGTTGAATCAGTCGAAAAAAAACAATTCCTCCCTGTTCCGGGCCAGCCTGCTTCTTGTTATGCCCTGCCCGGTATGCGCCACCGTGATCCTTCTCAACCTGACCCTGGCCCTTTCCCTTTCAACCCTGACCCCGTTTTTAACCACCCTGATCCTGTTCGGTCTGTTTGCGGGCATAATTGCCGTAACTTTAGGGCTGCTTTTTCCCTATCACCATCGGATGGGCTCAGGCAATGTTTTCTTAGGATCGTCAATGACCTTGATATCCCTTTATTTTCTAATGACCGTTATCATCGCCCCCATCTACCCAAAAATAAAAGCCGCCTTTGCCATGGCGGTTTCCAATACTCCGGTAAGCGGGATCGACCCCAAATCAACCCTTATTTTATCCGGACTGTCCCTTGCCCTGGCAGGCACAGGATTTATCCGAACCTATTTTAACAAAGGAGACATTCATTGA
- a CDS encoding MotA/TolQ/ExbB proton channel family protein: MNLFPAFQTILYTISTALLYPVVALLIILCLWLLVYSGGFIAEWIKRTQFRTNGQLSDSLEMIQEQLALPPSLSENLPAHITAYTRQIKNIIAGSSVFQEEKVEDLNQQKQYALLREVDKIRLIVRIGPSLGLMGTLIPMGTGLADLTKGNMAQLSSSLILAFTTTVVGLALGVTAHFFSVVKERWTIEDMRHINLITEAMVKKMVKKDIKAEKL; this comes from the coding sequence TTGAACCTTTTTCCTGCATTCCAAACCATTCTCTATACCATTTCCACTGCCCTGCTTTATCCGGTGGTGGCGCTGCTAATCATCCTCTGTCTCTGGCTGCTGGTCTATTCCGGCGGATTTATTGCAGAATGGATAAAGCGGACTCAATTTCGAACAAACGGGCAATTGTCGGATTCCCTGGAAATGATTCAAGAACAGCTGGCGCTTCCCCCTTCTTTAAGTGAAAATCTGCCCGCACACATCACAGCCTACACCCGGCAGATTAAAAACATCATAGCCGGAAGTTCCGTATTTCAAGAAGAAAAAGTGGAAGACCTTAATCAACAAAAACAATATGCCTTGTTGCGGGAGGTGGATAAAATCCGTCTCATTGTCCGAATCGGCCCGAGTCTCGGGCTCATGGGAACCCTGATACCCATGGGAACCGGTCTTGCCGATTTGACCAAGGGCAATATGGCTCAACTTTCCTCAAGCCTTATCCTGGCCTTTACCACAACGGTTGTGGGCCTGGCCCTTGGAGTTACCGCCCATTTTTTCTCTGTTGTCAAAGAACGATGGACAATTGAAGATATGCGGCATATCAACCTGATCACCGAAGCCATGGTCAAAAAAATGGTCAAAAAGGATATAAAGGCGGAAAAATTATGA
- a CDS encoding DUF2149 domain-containing protein, whose translation MKYLITSRPGQLGRAGKEEPMNGVANLFDVALVFIVALLLSLMSTFQVLDFFNPESDITIMKKVRDQWHIITKKGQEVKVKKVTDRKVGGDEGFELGTAYQLKDGRVIYIPNGTNQEEGIK comes from the coding sequence ATGAAATACCTGATCACCAGCCGACCGGGACAATTGGGCCGTGCCGGAAAAGAAGAGCCAATGAACGGGGTGGCGAATTTGTTTGATGTTGCCCTGGTTTTTATCGTGGCCCTTCTGCTTTCACTGATGTCCACCTTCCAGGTCCTTGATTTTTTTAATCCTGAAAGTGATATAACCATCATGAAAAAAGTCCGGGATCAATGGCACATCATCACCAAAAAAGGCCAGGAGGTCAAAGTCAAAAAGGTGACGGACCGCAAAGTGGGTGGAGATGAAGGCTTTGAACTTGGTACTGCCTATCAGTTAAAAGACGGCCGTGTTATCTACATTCCCAATGGCACCAATCAGGAGGAAGGTATAAAATGA
- a CDS encoding carbon-nitrogen hydrolase family protein has translation MKILFRCVVMVCFLWGHFVITCTAGPDTSNSLKIALVHYGVRYKDPKLNLKELVRLNRKAALEGARIILNTELAVSGYSFQSRQDITPYTETDNGKTIQAIKTLSRELGIYVGITFPERDPLTQSYYNSAFVIDPQGQLVCKYHKIYAEKRWARPGSPYQEGTFDTPWGRIGVAICADSYFGLIPRTMALKDADFLWIPANWPPTGQLSPLEVWQARALENGIYLAACNRTGKDRVMDCRQAVSGVIDPTGTPIFSGSSESSKIFFADIPLNEDGRFGNIHRLERMKLRDIDLYRQIYLDPWVENLTLYYQLPKTGMLDVHCFVPPSSGRIDLKVLETAVEKRQTDHPALWILPESSANQAKEADLLKISKNRNVAFALSVAGETQTLSLITPKGIQPFFEPDIIPSQAFPFKLIHYGPAAIAMVPMEAFRHPELAVVLAKLGCDLVVVSEDKLSSKDLLLSRMRVLNSVAVAACSNNGAQITCMQGLHGNLDQQHQIQPGVCTYGLDTSRTRKKSFQYHIDYDLLLKNN, from the coding sequence ATGAAAATTTTGTTCCGATGTGTGGTAATGGTATGTTTTTTATGGGGACACTTTGTCATAACCTGTACTGCCGGACCTGATACCTCAAACTCTTTGAAAATTGCCCTGGTGCATTACGGCGTGAGATATAAAGATCCAAAACTGAATTTAAAAGAGCTGGTGCGGCTGAATCGCAAAGCCGCCCTTGAAGGGGCACGTATCATCCTTAACACGGAACTTGCCGTCAGTGGATATTCTTTCCAATCCCGTCAGGACATTACCCCCTATACAGAAACAGACAACGGAAAAACAATTCAGGCCATAAAAACGCTGTCCAGGGAACTGGGGATTTACGTCGGAATTACCTTTCCTGAACGCGACCCCTTAACCCAAAGTTACTATAACAGCGCCTTTGTCATTGATCCCCAGGGGCAATTGGTGTGCAAATACCATAAGATTTATGCGGAAAAGCGATGGGCAAGACCCGGCAGCCCTTATCAAGAAGGGACATTTGACACACCATGGGGTCGAATCGGGGTAGCCATCTGTGCAGACAGCTATTTCGGGCTGATCCCACGGACCATGGCTTTAAAGGACGCAGATTTTCTGTGGATTCCTGCCAACTGGCCTCCCACAGGCCAATTGAGTCCCCTGGAGGTCTGGCAGGCCAGGGCACTGGAAAACGGAATCTATCTGGCCGCCTGCAACAGAACCGGAAAAGATCGCGTAATGGACTGCCGACAGGCGGTTTCCGGTGTCATTGATCCCACGGGCACACCCATATTTTCAGGATCATCGGAAAGCAGCAAGATTTTTTTTGCTGATATCCCCCTGAATGAAGATGGCCGTTTTGGCAATATTCATCGACTGGAAAGGATGAAATTACGGGATATTGACCTATACCGCCAGATCTATCTGGACCCCTGGGTTGAAAATTTAACCTTGTATTATCAGTTGCCAAAAACAGGTATGCTTGATGTTCACTGTTTTGTACCCCCATCATCGGGCCGGATTGATCTTAAGGTCTTGGAAACCGCTGTTGAAAAACGCCAAACAGACCACCCTGCCCTGTGGATACTGCCTGAATCCTCTGCAAACCAAGCAAAAGAGGCTGATCTGTTAAAGATCTCCAAAAACCGCAATGTGGCCTTTGCCTTGTCGGTTGCCGGTGAAACTCAGACGCTGAGTCTGATTACTCCCAAAGGCATTCAGCCCTTTTTTGAACCGGATATCATCCCTTCTCAGGCATTTCCCTTTAAACTCATTCACTACGGACCTGCTGCCATCGCCATGGTTCCAATGGAGGCTTTCAGGCATCCGGAACTTGCTGTTGTTCTCGCCAAATTGGGATGTGATCTGGTGGTAGTGTCTGAAGACAAGCTATCTTCGAAAGATCTGCTTTTAAGCCGAATGAGGGTACTTAACAGCGTTGCTGTGGCAGCTTGTTCGAACAATGGGGCACAGATCACCTGCATGCAGGGGCTTCACGGCAACCTGGATCAACAGCACCAGATCCAGCCGGGTGTTTGTACCTATGGTTTGGATACATCCAGGACACGCAAGAAAAGTTTTCAATATCACATTGATTATGATCTATTGCTAAAAAACAATTAA
- a CDS encoding glutaredoxin family protein encodes MLKVYAAKWCPHCTKTVEYLKNNNIEFEYFEIEKQSEETIQKIIEINGGDDWVVPTLEFNGNWRKGKVYNEKELGFDLNKLGLK; translated from the coding sequence ATGTTGAAAGTATATGCTGCCAAATGGTGTCCACATTGTACGAAAACCGTTGAATATTTAAAAAACAACAACATTGAATTTGAATATTTTGAAATAGAAAAGCAATCAGAAGAGACAATTCAAAAAATCATTGAAATAAACGGAGGAGATGATTGGGTTGTACCAACACTTGAATTTAATGGAAATTGGAGGAAAGGCAAAGTCTATAATGAAAAAGAACTTGGCTTTGATTTAAATAAATTAGGATTAAAATAA
- a CDS encoding DnaJ domain-containing protein, translating into MNSIAFDDYYEDLQISPNADLETIERIYRLLAKRYHPDNKKTGSLDKFNIINKAHQVLSNPEKRAAYDVVYEEKKNHQWQAISQISSHDGYEQDLYNRRCLLSILYIKCRENPSDPGIGLWHLEKMLGWPENVMEFHFWYLKEKSYIRRDENGQLAITVTGVDKIEQDGLVLGKDRLLPESTEENHRLKLIKDDPT; encoded by the coding sequence ATGAACAGCATCGCCTTTGATGATTATTATGAAGACCTTCAAATAAGTCCCAATGCTGATTTGGAAACTATTGAGCGTATTTATCGATTACTGGCAAAACGCTACCACCCGGACAATAAAAAAACAGGGAGTCTTGATAAATTTAATATTATCAACAAAGCGCATCAAGTGCTGTCAAATCCGGAAAAACGAGCTGCCTATGATGTTGTATATGAAGAAAAAAAGAATCATCAGTGGCAAGCTATTTCACAAATTTCTTCGCATGACGGATATGAGCAAGATTTGTATAATCGAAGATGCCTGCTGTCCATATTATATATTAAGTGCAGGGAGAATCCATCCGACCCGGGTATCGGTTTGTGGCACCTTGAAAAAATGTTAGGCTGGCCGGAAAATGTAATGGAATTTCATTTCTGGTATTTAAAAGAAAAAAGTTATATCCGGCGCGACGAAAACGGCCAGTTGGCTATCACAGTAACAGGTGTAGACAAAATTGAGCAAGATGGTTTGGTGCTGGGAAAAGATCGATTACTGCCGGAATCCACAGAAGAAAACCACAGATTAAAACTTATTAAAGATGATCCAACTTAA
- a CDS encoding CpaF family protein, translated as MNKLDQKSPQTDVNRFKHHLIDTVTRMMEANSVPLDENRQAIIGCLEQIYQANDPGFSDSVKTRIFKEVLDEVLGFGPLQPLLDDPDITEVMVNGINKTYVERNGKITRADVSFADDAQIIKLIERIILPLGRTIDANNPTVDARLPDGSRVNAVIPPVMIEGPCITIRKFQTDKIGFEQLIEMGSITENMVQLLRACVIGRLNILISGGTGSGKTTLLNILSGFIPDDERIITIEDAAELQLQQEHVLKMETKPPNIEGKYEKTIRDLVINSLRMRPDRIVVGECRSGEALDMLQAMNTGHDGSLTTVHANSPRDAVGRLETLCLMAGLDLPIRVISKQIASAIDVIIQVSRFSDGSRKVTSITEISGMEGDVITMTEIFKFEQRKIDHDGTVIGELTATGVRPFFSQKLKVAGLDLGPELFNFKKSSIW; from the coding sequence ATGAATAAATTGGACCAAAAATCACCACAAACAGATGTTAACAGATTCAAGCATCATTTGATTGATACGGTTACTCGCATGATGGAAGCAAATTCTGTACCACTTGATGAAAACCGCCAGGCAATTATAGGTTGCCTGGAACAGATTTATCAGGCAAATGACCCTGGATTTTCTGATTCTGTTAAAACCCGGATTTTCAAAGAGGTATTGGATGAAGTCCTTGGTTTTGGGCCATTGCAACCTCTTCTGGATGATCCCGACATAACCGAAGTCATGGTAAACGGCATTAATAAAACTTATGTTGAACGTAATGGGAAAATAACAAGAGCAGATGTTTCCTTTGCTGATGATGCCCAGATAATAAAGCTCATTGAACGGATAATTTTGCCTCTTGGCCGTACCATTGACGCGAATAACCCAACGGTAGATGCCCGTCTGCCGGATGGTTCGCGTGTTAATGCCGTTATCCCTCCGGTGATGATCGAGGGCCCGTGTATAACCATCAGAAAATTTCAAACCGATAAGATAGGCTTTGAGCAGCTTATCGAAATGGGTTCCATTACTGAAAATATGGTTCAGTTGCTTCGGGCCTGTGTCATAGGCAGGCTCAATATCCTTATCTCCGGGGGAACAGGCTCCGGTAAAACAACCCTGCTTAATATTCTTTCCGGGTTTATTCCTGATGATGAGCGGATTATCACCATTGAAGATGCGGCTGAATTACAATTGCAGCAGGAACATGTCCTGAAGATGGAAACAAAACCACCCAATATCGAGGGTAAATATGAAAAAACAATAAGAGATCTGGTAATAAATTCTCTGAGAATGAGGCCGGACCGGATTGTGGTTGGCGAGTGCCGAAGTGGTGAAGCTCTGGATATGCTGCAAGCCATGAACACCGGACACGACGGTTCACTGACAACTGTGCATGCCAATTCTCCCAGGGATGCTGTCGGCCGGCTGGAAACCCTGTGTCTTATGGCCGGTTTGGATCTTCCCATCCGGGTTATCAGTAAACAGATCGCCTCAGCCATTGATGTAATCATACAGGTATCGCGTTTCAGTGATGGTTCCCGTAAAGTGACGTCCATTACCGAAATATCGGGTATGGAGGGTGATGTGATCACCATGACAGAGATATTCAAATTTGAACAACGCAAAATTGACCATGACGGAACTGTTATCGGTGAGTTAACGGCTACCGGTGTCAGGCCGTTTTTCAGTCAGAAACTTAAGGTTGCAGGATTGGATTTGGGACCTGAATTGTTCAATTTCAAAAAATCCAGTATATGGTAA
- a CDS encoding DUF6812 domain-containing protein encodes MPTTFDEKGKIFTEVIKKRPVDVHIQMSNHLIKGKFHVRLHERIKDELDKSNTFIALTDAGIYDLKSRLIYNCSFLTVNRQDIVWLFQDDDLKNDGEDS; translated from the coding sequence ATGCCAACTACATTTGATGAAAAAGGTAAAATTTTTACCGAAGTAATAAAAAAAAGACCTGTTGATGTTCACATTCAGATGTCTAATCACCTGATTAAAGGGAAGTTTCATGTGCGTCTGCATGAGAGAATAAAGGATGAATTGGATAAGTCCAATACATTTATAGCCTTAACAGATGCCGGAATTTACGATTTGAAAAGTAGGCTTATTTATAATTGCAGTTTTCTAACTGTAAATCGTCAGGACATTGTATGGTTATTCCAGGATGATGATCTAAAAAATGACGGGGAAGACTCATGA